A stretch of Ipomoea triloba cultivar NCNSP0323 chromosome 11, ASM357664v1 DNA encodes these proteins:
- the LOC115996338 gene encoding indole-3-acetic acid-amido synthetase GH3.6-like encodes MPEALERSADERNLEESNNRILQFIEDVTSNAGQVQERVLNAILSRNAGVEYLLRHGLNGRTDRETFKKLVPVVTYEDVKPDIDRVANGEPSSIICSQPISEFLTSSGTSRGERKLMPTIEEELERKSLLYSLLMPVMNQFVPDLHKGKAMYFLFVKEEARTPGGLLARPVLTSYHKSSHFKERSYDPYTDYTSPNETILCTDSFQSMYSQMLCGLWYGDQVLRVGAIFASAFIRAIHFLEKHWRLLCHDIRTGTLNPRITDPSVREAVAIILKPNPELAEFIEKECGKESWKGIIPRIWRNTKYIEVIVTGAMSQYIPTLNYFGNDLPLVCTMYASSECYFAVNLNPLSKPSEVAYTIIPTMAYFEFLPVSRGTGVPESNPVELVDLVDVKLGQEYELVVTTYAGLYRYRVGDILRVAGFKNNAPQFNFVCRKNVALSIDSDKTDEVELHNAVKNASNILLPFDASLIEYTSHANTSTIPGHYVLYWEISQSSENPIPPYIFEDCCLAVEESLNSVYRQCRVYDKSIGPLEIRIVENGTFDKMMDYAIANGGSSINQYKAPRCVTHAPIVELLDSRVVSNYFSPKPPKWAPGQKHWNTN; translated from the exons ATGCCTGAGGCTTTAGAAAGGTCCGCGGATGAAAGAAATCTGGAGGAAAGCAACAACAGGATTCTCCAGTTCATCGAAGACGTTACTAGTAACGCTGGGCAAGTTCAAGAAAGGGTTCTCAACGCCATACTTTCTCGTAATGCCGGCGTCGAATACTTGCTCCGCCACGGCCTTAACGGGCGGACTGACAGAGAAACGTTCAAGAAGCTCGTCCCCGTCGTGACGTACGAGGATGTCAAGCCTGATATTGATCGTGTTGCTAATGGTGAACCTTCTTCCATCATTTGTTCTCAACCCATTTCCGAGTTCTTGACAAG CTCGGGAACTTCGCGGGGAGAGAGGAAGCTGATGCCGACGATAGAAGAAGAACTAGAAAGAAAGTCGTTGCTTTACAGCCTATTAATGCCGGTGATGAACCAATTTGTGCCGGATTTGCACAAGGGGAAAGCCATGTATTTCCTGTTTGTTAAAGAAGAAGCCAGAACTCCAGGCGGACTTCTGGCACGGCCAGTTCTAACGAGCTATCACAAAAGCTCTCATTTCAAGGAAAGGTCATATGATCCCTACACGGATTACACCAGCCCCAACGAAACCATTCTCTGCACCGATTCATTCCAAAGCATGTACTCTCAGATGCTCTGCGGCCTCTGGTATGGCGACCAAGTTCTCCGCGTCGGCGCCATCTTCGCCTCCGCCTTCATCCGCGCCATTCATTTCCTGGAAAAGCACTGGCGGCTTCTCTGTCATGATATCCGGACCGGAACGTTGAATCCCAGAATTACAGACCCTTCTGTGAGGGAAGCCGTGGCGATAATATTGAAACCTAACCCGGAGCTCGCTGAGTTCATTGAGAAAGAATGCGGGAAAGAGTCGTGGAAAGGTATTATTCCGAGGATATGGCGTAATACCAAGTACATTGAAGTTATAGTGACAGGTGCCATGTCTCAGTACATTCCTACTCTCAATTATTTTGGCAATGATCTTCCCCTCGTCTGTACCATGTATGCTTCTTCCGAGTGTTATTTCGCTGTAAACCTTAATCCTCTTTCCAAGCCCAGCGAGGTTGCTTATACCATCATCCCTACCATGGCGTATTTCGAGTTCTTGCCCGTTTCTCGCGGAACCGGAGTGCCCGAATCCAACCCGGTTGAACTTGTGGATCTTGTAGATGTTAAACTCGGGCAAGAATATGAGCTCGTCGTCACCACTTACGCAG GGTTGTATCGTTATCGTGTGGGTGACATTCTCCGGGTCGCCGGATTCAAGAACAACGCGCCGCAATTTAACTTCGTGTGTCGGAAGAACGTCGCGCTCAGCATAGACTCCGACAAAACGGACGAGGTAGAGCTACATAACGCCGTCAAGAATGCGTCCAACATTCTTCTGCCGTTTGATGCGTCGTTAATAGAGTACACCAGCCATGCAAACACGTCCACCATCCCCGGACACTACGTCCTCTACTGGGAAATCAGCCAGTCGTCGGAAAACCCAATTCCTCCCTACATTTTCGAGGACTGCTGCCTCGCCGTCGAAGAATCGCTCAACAGCGTTTACCGGCAGTGCCGCGTCTACGACAAGTCCATCGGGCCGCTGGAAATCAGGATAGTGGAGAACGGCACGTTCGATAAGATGATGGACTACGCCATCGCCAACGGCGGCTCGTCGATTAATCAGTACAAGGCGCCGCGCTGTGTGACGCACGCTCCGATTGTGGAGCTTCTTGACTCGCGAGTTGTGTCAAATTATTTCAGTCCTAAACCTCCCAAATGGGCTCCCGGTCAAAAGCATTGGAACACAAACTAA